A genomic stretch from Candidatus Omnitrophota bacterium includes:
- a CDS encoding YebC/PmpR family DNA-binding transcriptional regulator produces MSGHSKWKTNKSRKTAADAKKGAVYTKLIKEITAIARDGGGDPDTNARLRAVMQKAKEANMPSDNVKTAIKRGTGELPGVSYEEVVYEGYGPAGVAIMVETLTDNKNRTSAEVRNIFSKKGGNLAGAGSVSWIFNTKGFIVIDTSKVKEEQLLDIVLEAGAEDMKVEGDTYEVITQPKDLENVKGALSKHNIEWQSAEIMKIPSSSVKVASEQNAKSLLALIDALEEQEDVQNVYSNFDIPDELLVNTE; encoded by the coding sequence ATGTCAGGTCATTCAAAGTGGAAGACAAATAAGTCAAGAAAAACAGCGGCAGACGCGAAAAAAGGCGCTGTCTATACAAAGTTGATCAAGGAAATAACTGCCATAGCCAGGGATGGCGGCGGCGATCCGGATACTAACGCGCGCCTCAGGGCGGTTATGCAGAAGGCAAAAGAAGCGAACATGCCCTCTGATAACGTCAAGACCGCGATCAAGCGCGGCACCGGCGAATTACCGGGCGTTTCTTACGAAGAGGTTGTATATGAGGGCTACGGACCGGCCGGCGTCGCTATAATGGTCGAGACCCTCACAGACAACAAAAACCGCACCTCTGCTGAGGTGAGGAATATATTCTCCAAAAAAGGCGGAAACCTCGCGGGCGCGGGTTCCGTAAGCTGGATATTCAACACAAAGGGCTTCATCGTGATAGACACATCAAAGGTGAAGGAGGAACAGCTTCTTGACATAGTGCTTGAGGCAGGCGCTGAGGATATGAAGGTTGAGGGAGACACCTATGAAGTCATCACGCAGCCAAAGGACCTGGAAAATGTCAAGGGCGCCCTTTCCAAGCATAATATCGAGTGGCAATCGGCGGAGATAATGAAAATACCCTCTTCAAGCGTAAAGGTCGCTTCCGAGCAGAACGCGAAGAGCCTCCTTGCTTTAATAGACGCCCTGGAGGAACAAGAGGATGTCCAGAACGTATATTCCAATTTTGATATACCGGATGAACTGCTGGTTAACACAGAATAG
- the ruvC gene encoding crossover junction endodeoxyribonuclease RuvC, with the protein MRILGIDPGLYITGYGLIDCNKSRCSLIEAGIIKTGQKEALPERLGRIFRGLCGLIEETRPDAMVLEKLYAHYKHPLTSCLLGHARGAACLAAANSKIAFVEYPSTRIKKAIVGRGSASKGQVKRMVESILGAGTLDGPYDATDALAAAMTHFHVIRSKV; encoded by the coding sequence ATGCGTATCCTGGGCATAGACCCCGGCCTTTATATAACCGGTTACGGCCTCATAGACTGTAACAAGTCAAGGTGTTCATTGATAGAAGCGGGGATAATCAAAACAGGGCAGAAAGAAGCCCTGCCTGAACGGCTGGGCAGGATCTTCCGGGGGCTGTGCGGTTTAATTGAGGAAACGCGTCCGGACGCGATGGTTTTAGAAAAGCTGTATGCTCATTATAAGCACCCTCTTACTTCATGTTTGCTGGGCCATGCCAGAGGGGCTGCCTGCCTGGCGGCGGCGAACTCCAAGATCGCCTTTGTTGAGTATCCTTCCACGCGCATCAAGAAGGCGATAGTGGGCAGGGGCAGCGCTTCAAAGGGGCAGGTAAAAAGAATGGTTGAGAGCATATTGGGCGCCGGCACGCTTGACGGGCCGTATGACGCGACGGACGCGCTGGCAGCCGCCATGACGCATTTTCATGTCATCAGGAGCAAGGTATGA
- a CDS encoding C4-type zinc ribbon domain-containing protein yields the protein MPEVSIREQIKKLLELQNVDSEIYRLNREKEDKPALLKQMEAAFEEKKALLQRLEDERKALLLKRKEKEGQLAQKEEQAKKLEGQLFQIKTNKEYTAMRKEIAGIKADNSLIEDEIISLFEQADNKDKEIDAEKKRLQEEEARFNSEKKAVDERVKEIDALINTLKEKRGQMAPLIEKSVLAQYERILKNRDGSAIVAVKDNCCGGCFINLRPQVINEIKMNERLVFCGSCSRILCIDNE from the coding sequence ATGCCTGAAGTAAGCATACGCGAGCAAATAAAAAAACTCTTAGAACTTCAGAATGTTGATTCTGAGATCTATAGATTGAACCGCGAGAAAGAGGATAAGCCGGCTTTGCTTAAGCAAATGGAGGCGGCCTTTGAGGAAAAGAAGGCGCTCCTGCAGAGGCTTGAAGATGAACGCAAGGCCCTGCTTCTTAAGCGCAAAGAAAAAGAAGGCCAGCTTGCCCAGAAAGAAGAACAGGCAAAGAAGCTGGAAGGGCAGTTGTTCCAGATAAAGACGAATAAGGAATATACAGCGATGCGGAAGGAGATAGCCGGCATCAAGGCGGACAATTCTTTGATAGAAGACGAGATAATCTCCCTGTTTGAACAGGCAGACAATAAGGATAAGGAAATAGACGCGGAAAAAAAGCGCCTGCAAGAGGAAGAGGCAAGATTCAACAGCGAGAAGAAGGCGGTTGATGAACGCGTTAAAGAAATAGACGCCCTGATCAATACGCTTAAGGAAAAAAGAGGGCAGATGGCGCCCTTGATAGAAAAGAGCGTGCTCGCGCAGTACGAACGCATTTTAAAGAACAGAGACGGTTCTGCCATAGTCGCGGTTAAAGATAACTGCTGCGGGGGCTGCTTCATAAACCTTCGGCCTCAGGTAATAAACGAGATCAAGATGAATGAGCGGCTTGTGTTCTGCGGCAGCTGCTCGCGTATTTTATGCATAGATAATGAGTAA
- a CDS encoding ribonuclease HI family protein: MSNDEVFDIYIDGASKNNPGPAGIGVIICRGEEVVKNVSRFLGEATNNIAEYSALICALEEAVSLGIKRVRVNTDSQLVYRQIKREYRVKDLNIKVMFEKALMLLCRFDHFDIRHIPRAENEGADRLANIAVKKAIEKK; the protein is encoded by the coding sequence ATGAGTAATGACGAGGTCTTTGACATATATATAGACGGCGCCTCAAAGAATAACCCCGGGCCGGCGGGTATAGGCGTGATCATCTGCCGCGGGGAAGAAGTAGTCAAGAATGTGTCGCGCTTTCTTGGCGAGGCGACAAATAATATAGCCGAATACAGCGCGCTTATTTGCGCCCTGGAAGAAGCGGTTTCTTTGGGCATCAAGCGGGTAAGGGTCAATACCGACAGCCAGCTTGTTTACAGGCAGATCAAGCGGGAATACAGGGTAAAAGACCTCAATATCAAAGTGATGTTTGAGAAGGCGCTTATGCTGCTTTGCCGTTTTGATCATTTTGATATAAGGCATATACCGCGCGCTGAGAACGAGGGCGCGGATCGGCTGGCAAACATAGCAGTTAAGAAAGCGATAGAAAAGAAATAA